GCAGAGGGTGAAGCCGGCCGTTTTTGGCGAGCCCTTCGATGGTGGTGACGCGGCTGCCCGCAACCGATCCAATCGTAATTTGACATGACGGTGTTGCCTCCTCCTCCACGAGCACGGTGCAAGCGCAGCACACCCCTTCGCCGCAGCCGAATTTTGTGCCGGTCAGGCCAAGTTCCGTCCGCAGAACCCATAACAGCGACCGCTCGCCGTCAACTTCAAGGCTTATGTTTTCGTCATTGAGGACAAATTGGATCCTTTCCATCATGCATAGCCTCCCCTTTTTGACGTGTTGACCTTCCTCCGGGTGTCAGCCCATTCCGTTGGGTGGTGCCTGGGGCCGTCGCCATTGGCGGTGATCCGGCGACACAAATTGCTTTCGAGCGCGAGGCGCGGAAAAAACCGGCGCTTGGCGAAGGCCGGTA
The genomic region above belongs to Desulfobacteraceae bacterium and contains:
- a CDS encoding (2Fe-2S)-binding protein produces the protein MMERIQFVLNDENISLEVDGERSLLWVLRTELGLTGTKFGCGEGVCCACTVLVEEEATPSCQITIGSVAGSRVTTIEGLAKNGRLHPLQKAFIKFDALQCGFCTPGMILRAYSLLAANPRPTRDQIIAEMDDNLCRCGAHVRIVQAIETAAAELRGGRS